From Oryza sativa Japonica Group chromosome 4, ASM3414082v1, one genomic window encodes:
- the LOC136356150 gene encoding uncharacterized protein, whose product MEANDWLHAIEKKLNLLQCNDQEKVAFATHQLQGPASTWWDNHMATRPPGTEVTWAEFCRSFRKAQVPDGVVPQKKREFWALHQGNRTVTEYLHEFNRLARYAPEDVRIDAEKQEKFLAGLDDELTNQLISGDYADFEKLVDKAIRQEDQHNKMDRKRKAAQFRSNQGSHQRPRFAPGQQGGPTTMIVRQHRPFNTSSFHQGASGSQNHQGGQPNRSTAPRPPMAPAQSAPSAQAKKETGAKPGSCFNCGEHGHFADKCPKPSRAGARFAQARVNHASAEEAQAAPEVVLVTLTNEKVETVVYKSPVSPKQRISLHQIKVENPVTTEEKSSQKLEDIPVVCEYPEVFPEDLTTMPPKREIEFQIDLAPGTAPIYKRPYRMAANELAEVVTTGNNPTGVPYVRVLFLVPGGKVHQKLIQFRV is encoded by the exons atggaggcaAATGACTGGCTCCACGCTATAGAGAAGAAGCTAAATCTCCtacagtgcaatgatcaggagaaggttgccttcgccacacaccagctccaGGGTCCCGCGTCAActtggtgggacaatcacatggcTACCCGTCCGCCAGGTACGGAGgtcacttgggcggagttctGTCGCAGCTTTAGGAAGGCGCAGGTGCCCGACGGGGTCGTgccacaaaagaagagagaattctGGGCACTCCACCAGGGCAACCGGACGGTGACTGAGTACCTCCATGAGTTTAATCGTCtagcgcgatatgcaccagaggatgtccgcatCGACGCCGAGAAACAGGAGAAGTTCCTAGCAGGcctggatgacgagctgaccaaccagTTAATCTCTGGAGACTACGCcgactttgagaagctggttGACAAGGCCATCCGTCAGGAAGATCAGCACAACAAAATGGACAGGAAGAGAAAGGCAGCGCAGTTCCGGTCCAACCAAGGAAGTCACCAGCGACCGCGCTTCGCTCCtggacagcagggtggacctaccaccatgatcgtccgccagcACCGCCCTTTCAACACGAGCAGCTTCCACCAGGGTGCCAGTGGCAGCCAGAACCACCAGGGAGGCCAGCCCAACCGCAGTACAGCTCCGCGCCCACCGATGGCACCAGCACAGTCAGCTCCATCAGcccaagccaagaaggagactggagcAAAGCCAGGGTCCTGTTTCAATTGTGGTGAGCATGGCCACTTTGCTGAcaagtgcccgaagccaagcCGTGCCGGGGCAAGGTTTGCCCaagctcgtgtcaaccacgcatccgcagaggaggcgcaagcagcaccagaggtcgtactaG tcaccttgaccaatgAGAAGGTAGAAACCGTGGTGTACAAGTCACCAGTCTCACCGAAGCAGAGAATCTCCTTACATCAGATTAAGGTGGAAAACCCTGTGACCACCGAGGAGAAAAGTTCACAGAAATTGGAGGATATCCCCgtagtctgcgagtatccagaagtgttccccgaagacctcactaccatgccacccaagagagagattgaattccagattgatttggcaccggggactgctccaatttacaagagaccgtacaggATGGCAGCCAACGAGCTAGCAGaggttgtcacgaccggaaataacccaacgggcgttccttacgtgcgtgtattattccttgtcccaggaggcaaggtacaccaaaagttgatacaattcagagtttaa